A single genomic interval of Daucus carota subsp. sativus chromosome 1, DH1 v3.0, whole genome shotgun sequence harbors:
- the LOC108206634 gene encoding nascent polypeptide-associated complex subunit beta, with protein sequence MNREKLMKMAGAVRTGGKGSMRRKKKAVHKTTTTDDKRLQSTLKRIGVNAIPAIEEVNIFKDDVVIQFINPKVQASIAANTWVVSGSPQTKKLQDILPGIINQLGPDNLDNLRKLAEQFQKQAPGAEAGAAAAQEDDDEDEVPELVPGETFEAVAEETPTS encoded by the exons ATGAATAGGGAGAAGCTAATGAAAATGGCTGGTGCAGTACGCACTGGTGGAAAAGGTAGCATGAGGAG AAAGAAGAAGGCTGTCCATAAGACAACCACCACTGATGATAAAAGACTCCAAAGCACTCTAAAGAGAATAGGTGTTAATGCAATTCCCGCAATTGAGGAAGTCAATATCTTTAAGGATGACGTAGTTATCCAGTTTATAAATCCTAAAG TTCAAGCTTCCATTGCTGCCAACACATGGGTTGTCAGTGGTTCTCCTCAAACCAAGA AATTACAAGATATTCTTCCGGGAATTATAAATCAATTGG GGCCGGATAATCTGGACAACTTGAGAAAGCTTGCTGAACAGTTCCAGAAGCAGGCACCAGGCGCAGAAGCTGGAGCAGCTGCCGCTCAAGAGGACgatgatgaggatgaagtcCCAGAACTTGTTCCTGGTGAGACTTTTGAAGCTGTAGCAGAGGAGACTCCAACTTCATAG